In Nomia melanderi isolate GNS246 chromosome 5, iyNomMela1, whole genome shotgun sequence, a single genomic region encodes these proteins:
- the LOC116424691 gene encoding very long chain fatty acid elongase AAEL008004 — MSIVMQYVDRIHEIFEKHADRRTTNWFMIRSPFPTLFICLSYVYFVKVLGPKLMENRKPFQLKKVLVAYNLFQMLFSAWLFYEIGMSGWLTGEYSLRCQPVDTSDRPMAIRMAHASWWYYISKFSEFMDTIFFILRKKNNHVSTLHVIHHGCMPMSVWFGVKFTPGGHSTFFGFLNTFVHIVMYMYYLLAALGPKMQPYLWWKKYLTVFQMIQFIAVMVHAFQLLFIDCNYPMAFVWWIGMHAVMFFFLFSEFYQESYRQKNKRTTMNGVSKKDHQQSNGLSNGSAGTAASTSFGRRDAADYYVKGDSLAASELNLRKSYATAE; from the exons ATGTCGATCGTAATGCAGTACGTGGACCGGATCCACGAGATATTCGAAAAACATGCAG ACCGCAGGACGACGAATTGGTTCATGATCCGTTCACCGTTCCCCACCCTGTTCATCTGCCTGAGCTACGTGTACTTCGTGAAGGTCCTCGGGCCGAAGCTGATGGAGAACAGGAAGCCGTTTCAGTTGAAGAAAGTCCTGGTGGCCTACAATCTGTTCCAGATGCTCTTCTCCGCGTGGCTGTTCTACGAG ATAGGAATGTCCGGATGGCTGACTGGCGAATATTCTCTAAGGTGCCAACCCGTAGACACCAGTGATCGCCCCATGGCAATAAGG ATGGCGCACGCTTCCTGGTGGTATTACATATCGAAGTTCTCGGAGTTCATGGACACG ATCTTCTTCATATTGAGGAAGAAGAACAATCACGTGTCGACTTTGCACGTCATTCACCACGGTTGCATGCCGATGTCGGTGTGGTTCGGCGTCAAGTTCACACCAG GCGGTCACTCGACCTTCTTCGGCTTCCTGAACACGTTCGTGCACATCGTGATGTACATGTACTACCTGCTGGCCGCGCTGGGCCCTAAGATGCAGCCGTACCTGTGGTGGAAGAAGTACCTGACCGTCTTCCAGATGATCCAGTTCATCGCCGTGATGGTGCACGCGTTCCAGCTGCTGTTCATCGACTGCAACTACCCGATGGCGTTCGTCTGGTGGATCGGTATGCACGCGGTGATGTTCTTCTTCCTGTTCAGCGAGTTCTACCAGGAGAGCTACCGGCAGAAGAACAAGCGGACGACGATGAACGGCGTGTCGAAGAAGGACCACCAGCAGAGCAACGGCCTGTCGAACGGCTCCGCGGGGACGGCGGCGTCCACCTCGTTCGGAAGAAGGGACGCGGCCGACTACTACGTCAAAGGCGACAGCCTCGCGGCGTCCGAGCTGAACCTCCGAAAATCGTACGCGACGGCCGAGTGA